The Chthoniobacterales bacterium genome has a window encoding:
- a CDS encoding DUF4097 family beta strand repeat-containing protein has translation MIIRILFLLVLGATAVFASSEENVSQSLDGAPGGRLIVDVDFGTIDVAAGADDKITVAAHRKIDSDNEAQEKEYLASAPVTVSKEGNTITVRARRQGKDKNLNWSGRCSMDARYTVRVPKSFNSELRTGGGTIMVAEIAGTMSADTSGGKLKFTHLKGPTGATTSGGSIELNGCDGPLKVDTSGGRIEAVEGSGSLEARTSGGSIVVRNFAGDAKVETSGGRLAFENINGKIFGRTSGGSISAKLKSPVPGDVNLETSAGSIDVMVPLDAGLDVEAETSSGRVTSDLPFTGTRTDRDSMKGKINGGGKSLVLRSGAGSISIKPSSSEVAAK, from the coding sequence ATGATCATTCGCATCCTGTTCCTGCTCGTTCTCGGCGCCACCGCCGTCTTCGCCTCGTCGGAAGAAAATGTCAGCCAATCGCTCGATGGCGCGCCCGGGGGCCGACTTATTGTCGATGTCGATTTCGGAACCATCGATGTTGCCGCCGGCGCGGACGACAAAATAACCGTGGCCGCCCATCGGAAGATCGATTCCGACAACGAAGCGCAGGAAAAGGAATATCTCGCCTCCGCTCCGGTGACGGTGAGCAAAGAAGGCAACACCATCACGGTGCGGGCCCGCCGGCAGGGTAAGGACAAGAACCTAAACTGGTCGGGGCGCTGCAGTATGGACGCGCGTTACACCGTTCGGGTGCCGAAAAGTTTTAACTCAGAACTGCGCACCGGCGGCGGAACGATCATGGTGGCCGAAATCGCCGGCACCATGAGCGCCGACACGAGCGGCGGGAAACTGAAGTTCACCCACCTGAAAGGCCCGACCGGCGCGACGACGAGCGGCGGCAGCATCGAGCTGAACGGATGCGATGGCCCTCTTAAAGTGGACACCAGCGGCGGCCGGATCGAAGCGGTCGAGGGGAGCGGTTCCCTCGAGGCGCGGACCTCCGGCGGATCCATCGTGGTCCGGAATTTCGCCGGCGACGCGAAGGTGGAAACGAGCGGCGGCCGGCTCGCCTTCGAAAACATCAACGGCAAAATCTTTGGGCGCACCTCCGGCGGATCGATTAGCGCAAAATTGAAGTCGCCTGTGCCCGGTGACGTGAACCTGGAAACCTCGGCGGGCAGCATCGACGTCATGGTTCCTCTCGATGCCGGTCTCGATGTGGAAGCGGAAACAAGCTCGGGGCGCGTGACCAGCGACCTGCCCTTTACCGGCACCCGGACGGATCGCGATTCCATGAAAGGAAAAATAAACGGTGGAGGGAAATCGCTGGTGCTCCGTTCGGGCGCGGGCAGCATCTCGATAAAACCTTCTTCATCCGAAGTCGCGGCGAAATAG
- a CDS encoding ABC transporter permease translates to MNDLRFALRQLRKTPGFTFIAVLTLALGIGANTAIFSVIYAVLLQPLPYPQGDRIVILTETDQNQPQISVAWPDYVDWKRDQTVFDSLGVSRRESYNMSGLEGRAPEQVSGALVTASFFKVIGLSPQLGRVYTEEEDRVGGPTVCVISDKLWSRVFNRDPNILGKSVNFGNQPYTVIGVMPPQMFSPRTVEVWFPLTRRTDHEMWQTRDNHPGLFGWARLKEGVTAEKALAQMKELAARLSQQYPKSNTSVSVTVTPLLENQVGDYRGSLSLLLGAVALVLLIACANLANLLAARGAARAREFAVRAAVGASRWQIIRQLLIESLALALVGGGLGLCLAAWGRDLLVALAPPGVPRFQNIALNSWVLVFSLALSFVTSVLFGLWPALHTSRADIQLALKSGGHGSSETAGAKRSRDLLVIAEVALTLILLSTAGLVLKSFANARNVGLGFDPQLLLSARVDLPEPSYSDENKVWNFQQALLEKLSALPGVQNAAIASNPPLMTGWQTSFVPEGMQEPEPGKFPSAEMAVVTEGYFQTIKTPLLRGRAFEAMDKKGSPPVIIVSQLFVDRYFQGQDPIGKHIRMHTGEKGENEDRMIVGVVPHLKVYGFEETVILPQAYLPAKQISANGMVVLLRTTLNPKSLEKPVRDIVASLDASQPAFDFKTMRERVEETWATPRLMSFLLACFAILALTLAIVGLYGVMAYNGLRRMREIGVRLALGAMPSQIRMMMLGQGMRLLIVGLVVGFVGAVAFSRVIRSLLFGVNANDPLIYAVVTFVLIVAAIVACWLPARRASRVNPIVTLRAE, encoded by the coding sequence ATGAACGACCTCCGCTTCGCGCTTCGCCAGCTCCGGAAGACGCCGGGGTTCACTTTCATCGCGGTCCTCACCCTGGCGCTCGGCATCGGGGCGAACACCGCGATCTTTAGTGTCATTTACGCGGTCCTGCTCCAGCCGCTTCCGTATCCGCAGGGCGATCGCATCGTCATCCTGACGGAGACGGACCAGAACCAGCCGCAGATTTCCGTGGCGTGGCCGGATTATGTCGATTGGAAGCGGGACCAGACGGTTTTCGACTCACTGGGCGTCTCGCGACGTGAGTCCTATAATATGAGCGGGCTGGAAGGCCGCGCGCCGGAACAGGTCTCCGGTGCTCTGGTTACGGCCAGTTTTTTCAAAGTCATCGGACTCTCGCCGCAGCTCGGCCGCGTCTACACCGAGGAAGAGGATCGCGTTGGCGGACCCACCGTCTGTGTGATCAGCGACAAACTTTGGTCCCGCGTCTTCAACCGCGATCCGAACATCCTCGGCAAATCGGTCAACTTTGGTAACCAGCCCTACACGGTTATCGGCGTGATGCCGCCGCAGATGTTTTCGCCGCGAACCGTGGAAGTCTGGTTCCCGCTGACCCGCCGGACCGACCACGAGATGTGGCAAACGCGGGACAATCACCCCGGGCTGTTCGGTTGGGCGCGATTGAAGGAAGGCGTGACCGCTGAGAAAGCGCTCGCGCAGATGAAGGAATTGGCCGCGCGACTCTCCCAGCAATATCCGAAGTCGAACACGAGCGTGAGCGTAACGGTGACGCCGTTACTCGAAAACCAGGTGGGAGATTATCGCGGCAGCCTGAGCCTGTTGCTTGGCGCGGTAGCGCTGGTCCTTTTGATCGCGTGCGCCAACCTGGCGAATCTGCTCGCGGCGCGGGGCGCGGCGCGCGCGCGAGAGTTCGCAGTCCGCGCGGCGGTGGGCGCATCACGCTGGCAAATTATCCGGCAATTGTTGATCGAAAGCCTGGCGCTCGCGCTGGTCGGCGGGGGGCTGGGGTTATGTCTCGCGGCCTGGGGCCGGGATTTGTTGGTGGCGCTGGCGCCGCCGGGAGTGCCGCGCTTCCAAAACATCGCGCTCAACAGCTGGGTCCTCGTTTTCAGCCTCGCCTTGTCGTTCGTGACCAGCGTGCTCTTCGGGCTCTGGCCCGCTTTGCATACCTCCCGCGCCGACATTCAGCTCGCCCTGAAATCGGGCGGCCACGGCAGCTCGGAAACGGCCGGCGCGAAACGTTCGCGTGACCTGCTCGTCATCGCGGAAGTCGCGCTCACCCTGATTCTATTGAGCACCGCCGGCCTGGTCCTGAAGAGCTTCGCGAATGCGCGCAACGTCGGGCTCGGGTTCGATCCGCAGCTGCTTCTCTCCGCGCGAGTCGATCTGCCGGAGCCAAGTTATTCGGACGAAAACAAGGTTTGGAATTTTCAGCAGGCGCTGCTGGAGAAATTATCGGCACTCCCCGGGGTCCAAAACGCAGCCATCGCTTCGAACCCGCCGCTCATGACCGGCTGGCAAACGTCGTTCGTGCCGGAGGGAATGCAGGAACCGGAACCCGGCAAGTTCCCGTCGGCCGAAATGGCGGTGGTAACGGAAGGCTATTTCCAAACGATCAAGACGCCGCTGCTCCGCGGGCGCGCGTTCGAGGCGATGGACAAGAAAGGCTCGCCGCCGGTGATCATCGTTTCGCAGCTCTTCGTCGATCGCTATTTCCAGGGGCAGGACCCGATCGGCAAACACATCCGGATGCACACCGGGGAGAAAGGTGAGAACGAGGACCGGATGATCGTGGGGGTGGTGCCTCACCTGAAGGTTTACGGATTCGAGGAGACGGTGATCCTGCCGCAGGCGTATTTGCCGGCGAAACAGATTTCGGCGAACGGGATGGTTGTTCTCCTGCGAACGACGCTCAACCCGAAGTCGCTCGAGAAACCAGTGCGCGACATCGTGGCGTCGCTCGACGCCTCGCAGCCGGCGTTTGATTTCAAGACGATGCGGGAACGCGTCGAGGAAACGTGGGCGACGCCACGGCTGATGAGTTTTCTCCTGGCCTGCTTTGCAATTCTTGCCCTCACCCTCGCGATCGTCGGCCTCTACGGCGTGATGGCGTACAACGGTCTCCGGCGGATGCGCGAGATCGGCGTGCGGCTCGCGCTCGGAGCGATGCCCTCGCAAATCCGGATGATGATGCTGGGGCAGGGAATGCGGCTGCTCATCGTGGGTCTGGTCGTCGGCTTTGTCGGGGCGGTCGCGTTCTCGCGCGTGATTCGGAGCCTGCTCTTCGGGGTGAACGCGAACGATCCTCTGATCTACGCGGTCGTCACCTTTGTGCTGATCGTAGCCGCCATCGTCGCCTGCTGGCTGCCGGCCCGCCGGGCCTCCCGCGTTAATCCAATCGTCACTCTGCGCGCTGAATAA
- a CDS encoding ABC transporter permease has translation MNLRYAVRQLRKSPGFTLVAVLTLALGIGANTAIFTVVNAVLLSPLPYPDADRLVTVTSRNPQENLKGIGFAPAGFRDVEKQATSFEALGGSRYNYDNLTGIEKPTSLSSGLVTQDYFKALGEKALIGRTFTSEDAAGGAKSTVVLSYDLWQKQFGGRREVVGQSVTLNDVPTEVIGVMPRTFKDPFGVASLWRIFPNEGGENAVANARFWWVMGKLKPGISNTTAQAEMSTIAARLAQNDPKFYKGWDFAISPLRDDVIGSYREGLLLVVGASLLVLLITCANVAGLQFVRASTRQREVAIRLALGASRSAIARGHLLESLLLVTMGGIGGVLVGSWGLDLLLASLSRDWIPRGDEIALNTTVLAVTGLTALITGIAFGLFPALSATRVEAIDSLREGSKGSSGLQSVRLRGALVVGQIALTLVLLVCAGLVWKSFGAIVRVNPGIQIENTLSMVLTLSPTRYDTGPKRTDYYHQVLERIGAVPGVESVGLTQTMPFTWGIPATFSISGVPDDSAKLPPAFYDSVSTSYFATMHIPLIAGRLFTEQDNDNAPKVIVLSHSTARKFFPNEDPIGKRLILPPSRQQPNPTALEVIGVVGDVPRNGLNAVTPYQAYATLNQRGIPFATLLVRSPLPVETLSQTIQRTIWEFNPEQTISNVAPVKSLVKSSLTQPQLYLTLFSLFAVLALLLAAIGLYGLIAYSVAQRTREFGIRYALGAQVRDVLRLVLGQGARLTALGLVIGLLAAAAVARLMETLLFRTKAYDPIVFAGVAVVLALIGLLAALLPALRATKADPVAALRAE, from the coding sequence ATGAATCTCCGCTACGCCGTTCGTCAGCTTCGGAAATCGCCGGGATTTACCCTGGTCGCGGTGCTCACCCTCGCGCTCGGCATCGGCGCCAACACCGCCATCTTCACGGTCGTCAACGCGGTCCTGCTTTCGCCCCTGCCGTATCCGGACGCCGACCGGCTGGTGACGGTCACTTCGCGCAATCCCCAGGAAAATCTGAAAGGCATCGGGTTCGCTCCTGCCGGCTTCCGCGACGTCGAAAAGCAGGCGACCTCGTTCGAAGCCCTCGGCGGGTCCCGTTACAACTACGATAACCTGACCGGGATCGAAAAACCGACGTCCCTCAGCAGCGGACTGGTCACGCAGGATTACTTCAAGGCACTTGGCGAAAAGGCGCTGATTGGCCGGACCTTCACGAGCGAAGACGCAGCCGGCGGCGCAAAATCGACGGTCGTCCTGAGCTACGACCTCTGGCAGAAACAATTCGGCGGCCGGCGCGAAGTCGTCGGTCAGTCGGTTACCCTCAACGATGTGCCGACCGAGGTAATCGGCGTCATGCCGCGTACCTTCAAGGACCCGTTCGGGGTCGCCTCGCTCTGGCGGATTTTTCCCAATGAAGGCGGGGAGAACGCGGTCGCGAACGCGCGTTTCTGGTGGGTGATGGGAAAATTGAAGCCGGGAATTTCCAACACGACCGCCCAGGCAGAGATGTCGACGATCGCCGCGCGCCTGGCCCAGAACGATCCGAAATTCTACAAAGGCTGGGATTTCGCGATCAGCCCGCTGCGCGATGACGTCATCGGCAGTTATCGGGAAGGTTTGCTGCTGGTGGTGGGTGCGTCCTTGCTCGTTCTTCTCATTACCTGCGCGAATGTCGCCGGGCTTCAGTTCGTCCGCGCGTCCACGCGGCAGCGGGAAGTCGCCATTCGCCTCGCGCTCGGGGCAAGCCGGTCCGCGATCGCGCGGGGTCACCTGCTTGAGTCGCTTCTGCTCGTGACGATGGGGGGAATCGGCGGCGTCCTCGTCGGGAGTTGGGGATTGGATCTGCTGCTGGCCTCGCTCTCCCGCGATTGGATTCCCCGCGGCGACGAGATCGCCCTGAACACGACCGTGCTCGCGGTTACCGGTTTGACGGCGCTGATCACCGGCATCGCTTTCGGTCTGTTTCCGGCGCTCTCCGCAACGCGTGTCGAAGCGATCGATTCTTTGCGCGAAGGCAGCAAAGGATCCTCCGGTTTGCAGTCGGTTCGGCTCCGCGGCGCGCTTGTCGTCGGACAGATCGCGCTGACTCTGGTCCTGCTCGTTTGCGCGGGGCTCGTCTGGAAAAGTTTCGGCGCCATTGTTCGGGTCAATCCCGGCATCCAGATCGAGAACACGCTCAGCATGGTGCTGACGCTTTCGCCGACTCGTTACGATACCGGCCCGAAGCGGACCGATTACTATCACCAGGTCCTCGAACGGATCGGCGCGGTGCCGGGAGTAGAATCGGTCGGATTGACCCAGACGATGCCGTTCACGTGGGGAATCCCGGCGACTTTCTCGATCTCCGGGGTGCCGGACGACAGCGCGAAACTGCCGCCCGCGTTCTACGACTCTGTGAGCACGTCCTATTTCGCGACGATGCACATTCCACTGATCGCGGGACGCTTGTTCACCGAACAGGACAACGACAACGCGCCGAAAGTTATCGTTCTGAGTCACTCGACGGCCCGGAAATTTTTCCCGAACGAGGATCCCATCGGAAAACGGTTGATCCTGCCGCCGAGCCGGCAGCAACCGAATCCGACCGCGCTCGAAGTGATCGGCGTGGTCGGCGACGTCCCGCGGAATGGTTTGAACGCGGTCACGCCTTATCAAGCTTATGCGACCCTGAACCAGCGGGGCATTCCGTTCGCCACCCTGCTGGTTCGGTCGCCGCTTCCAGTTGAGACGCTCTCCCAAACGATCCAGCGCACGATTTGGGAATTCAATCCCGAGCAAACGATCTCGAACGTGGCGCCAGTGAAGTCGCTCGTGAAATCGAGCCTCACTCAGCCGCAACTTTATCTCACGCTCTTCAGCCTCTTCGCGGTCCTGGCGTTGCTGCTCGCGGCTATTGGCCTTTACGGCCTCATCGCCTACAGCGTCGCGCAACGCACCCGCGAGTTCGGCATTCGCTACGCGCTGGGCGCGCAGGTGCGCGACGTTTTGCGGCTCGTGCTCGGGCAGGGCGCGCGTCTGACCGCTCTCGGGCTCGTGATCGGTTTGCTCGCGGCCGCCGCGGTCGCGCGTTTGATGGAAACGCTCCTCTTTCGAACGAAAGCCTACGATCCGATTGTTTTCGCCGGCGTGGCTGTCGTTCTCGCCCTTATTGGCCTGCTCGCCGCGCTCCTCCCGGCGCTCCGCGCCACCAAGGCGGACCCGGTGGCGGCCCTCCGGGCCGAATGA